One bacterium genomic region harbors:
- a CDS encoding methyl-accepting chemotaxis protein, which translates to MKKRTLGFKLIAGGIAVVLIPLVVVGFFSITKATTSLETVSKEQTVNIAKNLANMTQIVLMEEMKFVKELSVLDTVVEVTGKVSEVGPENKDAIAASDFLTQQLDQIMKQVGNDYESILVTDVNGTVFADGSEGKYKGTSLADREYFSIAKSGRVNISEAIKSKLSGSPIIPFCAPIFSESGRFTGTVTAILKIDFLSEKFTEVKVGKTGYSFMVDKTGLVVVHPNKDHILQTNLAKLNGMEVIMGNMLAHQVGVESYVFEGVSKIAGYAPVELTGWSIGVTQPSSEFLAAPTAIRNMILIVGLIFLAVTIVTLVFFTRSITKPITRVIDVLTEGSNQVSAASSQVSSSSQQLAEGSSELAASLEETSSSMEEIASMSRQNAENSNQAKQMMFEANKIVEKVNKQMGDLVEATQVITRSSEETGKIIKTIDEIAFQTNLLALNAAVEAARAGEAGAGFAVVADEVRNLAMRSADAAKNTAELIQNTINAVKKGTELTNAAQEGFNENAAISVKIAGLVDEIAAASNEQSQGLQQVNTAVSQMDQVTQSTAANAEESASASEELTSQAAELNTMVSTLISIIGGSNGNGNNGQGYADRSYSRASLPSPRKGSNLHKKTTAIPKKISGKTATSVMKPNDVIPLDTEEFEEF; encoded by the coding sequence ATGAAAAAGCGGACACTCGGATTTAAACTGATTGCCGGCGGCATTGCGGTAGTTTTGATTCCTCTGGTTGTTGTCGGATTTTTTTCCATCACAAAGGCAACGACTTCTCTTGAAACGGTATCAAAAGAACAGACTGTAAATATTGCGAAAAACCTTGCAAACATGACTCAGATAGTACTGATGGAAGAAATGAAGTTTGTAAAAGAGCTGTCAGTTCTCGATACGGTTGTAGAGGTTACAGGGAAGGTAAGCGAAGTCGGGCCTGAAAATAAAGATGCTATAGCAGCGAGCGATTTTCTTACTCAACAGCTCGATCAGATCATGAAACAGGTTGGTAATGACTATGAGTCGATACTTGTCACCGATGTGAATGGAACCGTTTTCGCCGATGGCAGCGAGGGTAAATATAAAGGGACTTCACTGGCTGACCGTGAATATTTCAGTATCGCAAAAAGCGGCAGGGTTAATATCAGCGAAGCGATCAAATCAAAACTGAGCGGATCTCCCATTATTCCTTTCTGCGCACCGATTTTTTCCGAATCAGGCCGTTTTACCGGGACAGTTACCGCAATTCTCAAGATTGATTTTCTCTCGGAAAAATTCACCGAGGTGAAGGTCGGAAAAACAGGGTATTCTTTTATGGTGGATAAGACCGGCCTGGTCGTAGTTCACCCCAATAAAGATCACATTCTCCAGACGAACCTTGCCAAACTGAATGGCATGGAAGTCATTATGGGCAATATGCTGGCCCACCAGGTCGGCGTCGAATCATATGTATTTGAAGGAGTATCCAAAATTGCCGGATATGCCCCGGTTGAACTGACCGGCTGGAGCATCGGTGTTACCCAGCCTTCTTCGGAATTCCTTGCGGCTCCCACCGCCATAAGAAACATGATTCTTATTGTCGGATTAATTTTTCTGGCTGTAACCATCGTAACGCTCGTTTTCTTCACACGGAGTATTACAAAACCCATCACCCGTGTCATCGATGTGCTCACGGAAGGCTCAAACCAGGTCTCCGCGGCATCGAGTCAGGTCTCGTCGAGCAGCCAGCAGCTGGCTGAAGGTTCGAGTGAACTGGCGGCAAGCCTCGAAGAAACCTCATCGTCCATGGAAGAAATTGCCTCGATGTCTCGTCAGAACGCAGAGAATTCAAACCAGGCAAAGCAGATGATGTTTGAAGCCAATAAAATCGTCGAAAAAGTCAACAAGCAGATGGGTGACCTGGTCGAAGCAACCCAGGTGATTACACGGTCGAGCGAAGAAACGGGTAAAATCATCAAGACTATCGATGAGATCGCTTTCCAGACCAATCTGCTGGCTCTGAACGCGGCTGTGGAAGCTGCACGAGCCGGTGAGGCAGGCGCGGGATTTGCCGTTGTCGCCGACGAAGTGAGAAATCTTGCCATGCGGTCGGCCGATGCAGCGAAAAATACGGCCGAGTTGATCCAGAACACCATCAATGCAGTCAAGAAGGGTACCGAATTAACCAACGCCGCTCAGGAAGGATTTAACGAGAATGCGGCAATTTCTGTCAAGATTGCCGGACTGGTTGATGAGATAGCCGCCGCATCCAATGAGCAGTCACAGGGGCTCCAGCAGGTCAATACCGCTGTCTCCCAGATGGATCAGGTTACCCAGTCGACCGCTGCAAATGCCGAAGAATCGGCATCGGCAAGTGAGGAGCTTACTTCTCAGGCCGCAGAGCTTAACACCATGGTTTCAACCCTGATTTCCATTATCGGCGGATCAAACGGTAATGGTAATAACGGGCAGGGCTACGCTGACAGATCGTATTCACGCGCTTCATTACCTTCCCCCAGGAAAGGATCGAATCTCCATAAAAAAACAACCGCCATACCGAAGAAAATTTCGGGAAAGACTGCAACATCCGTCATGAAACCGAATGATGTTATTCCCCTTGATACCGAAGAATTCGAGGAATTCTAA